Proteins encoded by one window of Vitis vinifera cultivar Pinot Noir 40024 chromosome 10, ASM3070453v1:
- the LOC100266299 gene encoding SKP1-like protein 11: MSTSQKILKLKSRDDVIFEVSEAAAFQSGMIKNMLKDDGADDAIHIVEVEKRDVIPILEVDGRFLAMVIEYWNKHLSEKASEDEIKRWDVEFVNKDQSLLYHLIMAANYLDTPGLIELLCWRVAEMIKGRKPEEIRQTFNIKNDFSPEDEAEIYKQYAWAFE; the protein is encoded by the coding sequence ATGTCTACTTCACAAAAGATTTTGAAGTTGAAGAGTAGAGATGATGTGATATTCGAAGTTAGTGAGGCAGCCGCGTTTCAGTCAGGGATGATAAAGAATATGTTGAAAGACGATGGTGCAGATGATGCGATTCATATAGTAGAAGTGGAGAAGCGTGATGTGATTCCGATACTAGAAGTGGATGGCCGATTCTTGGCGATGGTGATAGAGTACTGGAACAAGCATTTATCTGAAAAAGCTAGCGAGGATGAAATTAAGAGATGGGATGTTGAGTTTGTGAATAAAGACCAATCACTTCTCTACCATCTCATCATGGCAGCAAACTATCTTGACACACCAGGTTTGATAGAGCTTCTGTGTTGGAGAGTTGCAGAAATGATAAAAGGAAGGAAACCAGAGGAGATTCGTCAAACTTTTAACATCAAGAATGATTTTAGCCCTGAGGATGAGGCGGAAATCTATAAGCAATATGCATGGGCATTTgagtaa